One stretch of Streptomyces peucetius DNA includes these proteins:
- a CDS encoding LacI family DNA-binding transcriptional regulator codes for MRPADVHSRPEDPASDETAEGGATLAEIARAAGVSAPTVSKVLNGRADVAAATRTRVEELLRRHGYRRRRGASQQSRMIDLVFHELESSWAMEVIRGVENVAREEGLSLVLSESAGRLMPGQTWVDGVLARRPAGVILVLSDLDAAQRAQLTSRDIPFVVVDPAGDPGDDVPSVGATNWQGGLAATRHLLELGHRRIGVIGGPSRMMCSRARIDGYRSALESAGVAADPELVREGDFHHEAGHAAGLELLRLPEPPTAVFTGNDLQALGLYEAARELGVRIPEDLSVVGFDDLPLARWVGPPLTTVRQPLTEMAEAAARLVLDLGRGRRPAASRIDLATSLVVRNSTAPPAA; via the coding sequence ATGAGACCCGCAGACGTCCACTCCCGACCGGAGGATCCCGCCTCGGACGAAACGGCCGAGGGCGGTGCCACACTGGCCGAGATCGCCCGCGCGGCGGGCGTGTCGGCTCCGACAGTTTCGAAAGTCCTCAACGGACGTGCCGACGTCGCAGCCGCCACCCGCACCCGGGTGGAGGAGTTGCTGCGCCGCCACGGATACCGCCGGCGGCGCGGCGCCTCGCAGCAGTCCCGGATGATCGACCTGGTCTTCCACGAGCTCGAGAGCTCCTGGGCCATGGAGGTCATCCGCGGGGTGGAGAACGTGGCACGGGAGGAGGGCCTGTCGCTGGTCCTCTCGGAGAGCGCCGGGCGCCTCATGCCCGGTCAGACCTGGGTCGACGGGGTGCTCGCCCGCCGCCCCGCGGGGGTGATCCTGGTCCTGTCCGATCTCGACGCCGCCCAGCGCGCCCAGCTGACGAGCCGTGACATCCCTTTCGTGGTGGTGGATCCGGCGGGCGACCCCGGGGACGACGTGCCCTCGGTCGGGGCGACCAACTGGCAGGGCGGTCTCGCCGCCACCCGCCATCTGCTGGAGCTCGGGCACCGCCGTATCGGTGTGATCGGCGGCCCGTCCCGGATGATGTGCAGCCGCGCCAGGATCGACGGTTACCGCTCCGCGCTGGAGAGCGCCGGGGTGGCCGCCGACCCCGAGCTGGTACGCGAGGGCGACTTCCACCACGAGGCCGGCCATGCGGCCGGTCTCGAGCTGCTGCGCCTGCCGGAGCCGCCGACCGCCGTCTTCACCGGCAACGACCTCCAGGCGCTCGGCCTCTACGAGGCCGCCCGGGAGCTGGGCGTGCGCATCCCCGAGGACCTGAGCGTCGTCGGCTTCGACGATCTGCCGCTGGCCCGCTGGGTCGGACCGCCGCTCACCACCGTGCGGCAGCCGCTGACGGAGATGGCGGAGGCAGCGGCGCGGCTCGTGCTGGATCTGGGGCGCGGCCGGCGGCCGGCGGCGAGCCGGATCGACCTGGCGACGAGTCTGGTGGTCCGCAACAGCACGGCGCCGCCCGCCGCCTGA
- a CDS encoding extracellular solute-binding protein, translating to MAMAAVLAGCGSDSGAGGGRTLTAYVYGDDAVKVQQAAVDDFNKSSDVKVKLVSVPGAEYVNKLRTAMGSPNAPDIFFNWGGGSIKPYVDAGQIVDLSPYFEKDEILRRGFLPSVVEAGSLDGKVYGVPMRGMQPVMLFYNKTLFAENGLQPPKTWDDLQKAINTFKAKKITPFALGGTDAWTQLMWLEYLLDRIGGADVFKKIRHGDSSGWGDPAVLEAAQKVKELIDDGAFGKNFNSVSYAGGGAPALFAQGRAAMHLMGSWEYSTQLGKAPDFVKKDLGWTAFPTVAGGTGDPNSVVGNPTNYWSINARTKHKDAAIDFLKTMASKEYSQALVAGGDIPTTANASQLLEKSPNPEFAAFQYEMVQLAPSFTLSWDQALEANKATPMLTEINKLFAGKSTPEQFVAALKALK from the coding sequence ATGGCGATGGCCGCGGTCCTCGCCGGCTGCGGTTCCGACAGCGGCGCCGGCGGCGGCAGGACACTCACCGCCTACGTCTACGGCGACGACGCGGTGAAGGTTCAGCAGGCTGCGGTGGACGACTTCAACAAGTCGTCGGACGTCAAGGTCAAGCTGGTCTCCGTCCCCGGCGCCGAGTACGTCAACAAGCTCCGCACCGCCATGGGCTCGCCGAACGCCCCGGACATCTTCTTCAACTGGGGCGGCGGCTCCATCAAGCCGTACGTGGACGCGGGCCAGATCGTCGATCTGTCCCCGTACTTCGAGAAGGACGAGATCCTGCGGCGCGGATTCCTGCCGTCCGTCGTCGAGGCCGGCAGCCTCGACGGCAAGGTCTACGGCGTGCCGATGCGCGGCATGCAGCCCGTGATGCTCTTCTACAACAAGACGCTGTTCGCCGAGAACGGTTTGCAGCCGCCCAAGACCTGGGACGACCTGCAGAAGGCGATCAACACCTTCAAGGCGAAGAAGATCACGCCCTTCGCGCTCGGCGGCACCGACGCCTGGACCCAGCTGATGTGGCTGGAGTACCTGCTCGACCGCATCGGCGGAGCAGACGTCTTCAAGAAGATCCGACACGGTGACTCGTCCGGCTGGGGCGACCCGGCCGTGCTCGAGGCCGCGCAGAAGGTGAAGGAACTGATCGACGACGGCGCCTTCGGCAAGAACTTCAACTCCGTCTCGTACGCAGGCGGCGGCGCCCCCGCCCTCTTCGCCCAGGGCAGGGCGGCGATGCATCTGATGGGGTCGTGGGAGTACTCGACCCAGCTGGGCAAGGCGCCCGACTTCGTCAAGAAGGACCTCGGCTGGACCGCGTTCCCGACCGTGGCCGGCGGCACCGGTGACCCGAACAGCGTGGTCGGCAACCCCACCAACTACTGGTCGATCAACGCCCGCACCAAGCACAAGGACGCCGCCATCGACTTCCTGAAGACGATGGCGTCGAAGGAGTACTCGCAAGCGCTCGTCGCAGGCGGCGACATCCCCACCACCGCCAACGCGTCGCAGCTGCTCGAGAAGTCCCCCAACCCCGAGTTCGCCGCCTTCCAGTACGAGATGGTCCAGCTGGCCCCGAGCTTCACACTCTCCTGGGACCAGGCACTGGAGGCGAACAAGGCCACCCCGATGCTCACCGAGATCAACAAGCTGTTCGCGGGCAAGTCCACACCCGAGCAGTTCGTCGCGGCTCTGAAGGCTCTCAAGTAA
- a CDS encoding Tm-1-like ATP-binding domain-containing protein, protein MATVVLVGTLDTKGVEYGWLRERLLAVGTEVLVVDAGIVGEPRIRADVPRAEVARAAGADLAALRSDADRGTAVTTMARGAARTVLRLYEEGRLHAVLAVGGSGGTSIATRAMRRLPLGVPKVMVSSMAAGDVSPYVGASDITMMYSVVDIAGVNSVLAPVLANAADAAAGMAKGFAAGPRALLPAELGADGRPLIAASMAGVTTAGVDAARERLTGLGYEVLVFHVSGAGGRTLESLAGQGLFAGVLDLTLSELADDLAGGILTAGPDRLTAAGRRGTPQVVSLGALDMVKFGPLDTLPGHLRERRVQVHNPSITLVRTTAEECAELGRRVAAKLRAAAGPAEVCVPLRGLSTLGAPGGPYHDPALDEALFAALRDGLRGSAVEVVEYDADINAPAFGRAAADRLHRLISADRAADAGRPPGSGGPAVLRP, encoded by the coding sequence ATGGCGACCGTTGTACTGGTGGGCACGCTGGACACCAAGGGTGTGGAGTACGGCTGGCTGCGCGAGCGGCTGCTGGCTGTGGGAACCGAGGTGCTGGTGGTCGACGCCGGCATCGTGGGCGAGCCGCGGATACGGGCCGACGTTCCGCGCGCCGAGGTGGCCCGCGCGGCCGGGGCCGACCTGGCCGCGTTGCGCTCGGACGCCGACCGCGGCACGGCCGTGACGACGATGGCCCGCGGGGCGGCTCGGACCGTGCTGCGGCTGTACGAGGAGGGCCGGCTGCACGCGGTCCTCGCCGTCGGCGGCAGCGGCGGCACGTCCATCGCGACCCGCGCGATGCGCCGGCTCCCGCTGGGCGTGCCGAAGGTGATGGTGTCCTCGATGGCGGCCGGCGACGTGTCGCCGTACGTCGGCGCGAGTGACATCACCATGATGTACAGCGTCGTCGACATCGCCGGGGTCAACAGCGTCCTGGCGCCGGTGCTGGCGAACGCCGCCGATGCTGCGGCCGGCATGGCGAAAGGTTTCGCTGCCGGTCCCCGGGCGCTGTTGCCCGCCGAGCTCGGCGCAGACGGCAGGCCGCTGATCGCGGCGAGCATGGCGGGCGTGACGACGGCGGGCGTCGACGCGGCCCGTGAACGGCTGACCGGACTCGGCTACGAGGTCCTGGTGTTCCATGTCAGCGGGGCCGGCGGCCGGACGCTGGAGTCGCTGGCCGGGCAGGGGCTCTTCGCGGGTGTGCTCGATCTGACCCTCAGCGAGCTCGCCGACGACCTGGCCGGCGGGATCCTCACGGCGGGGCCGGACCGGCTGACCGCCGCCGGGCGGCGGGGCACGCCCCAGGTGGTGAGCCTTGGAGCGCTCGACATGGTCAAGTTCGGGCCGCTCGACACGCTCCCCGGCCATCTGCGCGAGCGCCGCGTCCAAGTGCACAATCCGTCGATCACCTTGGTGCGCACGACGGCGGAGGAGTGTGCGGAACTGGGCCGCCGCGTCGCCGCCAAGCTGCGGGCGGCCGCCGGCCCCGCGGAGGTGTGCGTGCCCCTGCGCGGCCTGTCGACCCTGGGCGCGCCCGGCGGCCCGTACCACGATCCGGCACTGGACGAGGCACTGTTCGCCGCGCTGCGGGACGGGCTGCGGGGCAGCGCGGTCGAGGTGGTGGAGTACGACGCGGACATCAACGCTCCCGCGTTCGGCCGGGCGGCGGCGGACCGTCTGCACCGGCTGATCTCCGCGGACCGCGCGGCGGACGCCGGCCGGCCGCCCGGTTCCGGCGGTCCGGCCGTCCTACGGCCCTGA
- a CDS encoding carbohydrate ABC transporter permease, producing MTVVSTPLEKQRSRAAAAPGRGRRTAAGGGFGRPSVAWAVPGIVFFGLFAIVPMALAVCLSFTSWDGLTAPTLIGFDNWTRLFKDPEFRQAGRLSLLLTVISWAFQTPIALMLGVWAAGRQRNRAVLSAVFFVPLLLSTTAIAVLFHALLDPNFGVIKEIGPWIGIDPNILSSSTGALLTVAFVGGWQFMPFHTLIYQGGTRQIPQVLHQAASIDGAGPVRQFFSITLPQLRNTVTTSSVLMIVGSLTYFDTVLIMTKGGPGTDTTIVPYLMYRTGFQSYDLGYASAIATALVVVATALSLLMVKFSGFGSMRSTREGM from the coding sequence ATGACAGTTGTTTCCACACCGCTCGAGAAGCAGCGGAGCAGAGCGGCGGCCGCCCCCGGGCGCGGCCGCCGCACCGCGGCGGGCGGAGGCTTCGGCCGCCCCTCCGTCGCCTGGGCAGTGCCCGGCATCGTCTTCTTCGGGCTCTTCGCGATTGTGCCCATGGCCCTGGCCGTCTGTCTGTCGTTCACCTCCTGGGACGGCCTCACCGCCCCCACCCTGATCGGGTTCGACAACTGGACCCGGCTCTTCAAGGACCCCGAATTCCGCCAGGCCGGCCGGCTGAGTCTTCTGCTGACCGTCATCAGCTGGGCCTTCCAGACCCCGATCGCCCTGATGCTGGGCGTCTGGGCGGCCGGCCGGCAGCGAAACCGTGCCGTGCTGTCCGCGGTCTTCTTCGTACCGCTACTGCTGTCCACCACGGCGATCGCGGTGCTCTTCCACGCCCTACTCGACCCCAACTTCGGCGTCATCAAGGAGATCGGGCCGTGGATCGGGATCGACCCCAACATCCTCAGCTCGTCCACCGGCGCGCTGCTGACCGTGGCCTTCGTCGGCGGCTGGCAGTTCATGCCGTTCCACACCCTGATCTACCAGGGCGGTACGCGTCAGATCCCCCAGGTGCTCCACCAGGCCGCGTCGATCGACGGAGCGGGACCCGTCCGGCAGTTCTTCTCGATCACGCTGCCACAGCTGCGCAACACCGTCACCACCTCGTCGGTGCTGATGATCGTCGGCTCGCTGACGTACTTCGACACCGTGCTCATCATGACCAAGGGCGGCCCGGGGACCGACACCACGATCGTGCCCTACCTGATGTACCGGACCGGCTTCCAGAGCTACGACCTCGGCTACGCCAGCGCCATCGCCACGGCCCTCGTCGTGGTGGCGACCGCCCTGTCGCTGCTGATGGTGAAGTTCAGCGGATTCGGGTCGATGCGCTCCACCCGTGAAGGGATGTGA
- a CDS encoding carbohydrate ABC transporter permease yields the protein MTAHLTTAPRVRPKARRRPKGNPLVGLGTLAWLVVVLVPFYTLLSSSLTRQDAALDGNPLAFPARPTLENYNTVLGSGFLTLLTNTAIVAAATVAIVLLLCVPLSYVAVRTRSRLSSLAFRTFLLGVAIPAQAVVVPLYLLIAETGLYDSLAAVILPTAAFSMPVAVLVLTSTLRDISEELYEAMALDGATPLRMLWQLAVPMSRAGISTVAIFSALQAWNGFLFPLILTQSEEQRVLTLGLFNFMGQFGLNVPALLAAVVLSVIPIFTVYLFARRALVNGLMGVGGK from the coding sequence ATGACCGCACACCTGACCACCGCACCTCGCGTGCGGCCGAAGGCGCGCCGCCGGCCGAAGGGCAACCCGCTCGTCGGTCTCGGGACGCTGGCCTGGCTCGTCGTCGTCCTGGTGCCGTTCTACACCCTTCTCTCCTCGTCGCTGACCCGCCAGGACGCCGCGCTCGACGGCAACCCGCTGGCCTTCCCGGCCCGTCCGACGCTCGAGAACTACAACACCGTTCTCGGCAGCGGATTCCTCACCCTGCTCACCAACACGGCGATCGTGGCGGCCGCGACCGTCGCCATCGTGCTGCTGCTCTGCGTCCCCCTCTCCTATGTGGCCGTACGCACCCGCAGCCGGCTGTCGTCGCTGGCCTTCAGGACCTTCCTGCTCGGCGTCGCCATCCCCGCGCAGGCGGTCGTGGTGCCGCTGTACCTGCTCATCGCCGAGACGGGCCTCTACGACTCACTGGCCGCCGTCATCCTGCCGACCGCGGCGTTCTCGATGCCCGTCGCCGTGCTGGTGCTCACCTCCACCCTCCGGGACATCTCCGAGGAGCTGTACGAGGCGATGGCGCTGGACGGGGCGACGCCGCTGCGGATGCTGTGGCAGCTCGCCGTACCCATGTCGCGCGCCGGAATCAGCACGGTCGCGATCTTCTCCGCGCTCCAGGCGTGGAACGGCTTCCTGTTCCCGCTGATCCTCACCCAGTCCGAGGAGCAGCGCGTGCTGACCCTCGGACTCTTCAACTTCATGGGCCAGTTCGGGCTCAACGTCCCCGCCCTGCTCGCGGCCGTCGTGCTCTCCGTGATCCCCATCTTCACGGTCTATCTCTTCGCCCGACGCGCCCTGGTCAACGGCCTGATGGGCGTCGGCGGCAAGTAA
- a CDS encoding DUF3048 domain-containing protein translates to MDAEHGRSSRGTRRHGGGVVAMLTAVVLVVSLYGCTGTEPGPGQTTPPPSEQDTSFFTGLPARQGPVLAVKIDNVRAARPHTGLKAADLVYVEQVESGLSRILAVFSSRLPQRIGPVRSARESDLELLRQFGRPALAYSGAQSALRPLIEAAPLAALPQSAAPEAFVRSDDRRAPHNLYLRPERALAAARDVSDSSDIGMRFGAAPGGGRPLTEHTVRYPSARYTFTWSPERKGWLVAMDGAAARTTDGGRLAPATVVVQYTEVRPSRFRDRSGSVSPYTETVGSGTALVLRDGRAFDARWQRTAADGDTVFTDAAGERLNFARGQVWILLTAG, encoded by the coding sequence ATGGACGCGGAACACGGACGCAGCAGCAGAGGCACACGGCGACACGGCGGCGGTGTGGTCGCCATGCTCACCGCCGTGGTGCTGGTCGTGTCCCTCTACGGGTGCACGGGCACGGAGCCGGGGCCCGGACAGACCACGCCACCGCCGTCCGAGCAGGACACATCGTTCTTCACCGGGCTGCCCGCACGCCAGGGCCCGGTCCTCGCCGTCAAGATCGACAATGTCCGTGCGGCGCGCCCCCACACCGGCCTCAAAGCGGCCGACCTCGTGTACGTCGAGCAGGTCGAGTCCGGCCTCAGCCGGATACTGGCCGTCTTCTCCTCCCGGCTGCCGCAGCGGATCGGCCCCGTGCGCAGCGCGCGGGAGTCCGACCTGGAGCTGCTGCGGCAGTTCGGCCGGCCCGCGCTCGCCTACTCCGGCGCCCAGTCGGCGCTGAGGCCACTGATCGAGGCGGCCCCCCTTGCCGCACTGCCGCAGAGTGCGGCGCCCGAGGCGTTCGTCCGCTCCGACGACCGCCGGGCTCCGCACAATCTGTATCTCCGTCCCGAACGCGCCCTCGCCGCCGCTCGCGACGTGAGCGACTCCTCCGACATCGGCATGCGCTTCGGCGCCGCCCCCGGCGGCGGGCGCCCGCTGACCGAGCACACCGTGCGCTACCCCTCCGCCCGGTACACCTTCACCTGGTCGCCCGAGCGCAAAGGCTGGCTGGTGGCCATGGACGGCGCCGCCGCGCGGACCACGGACGGCGGCCGGCTCGCGCCGGCGACGGTGGTCGTGCAGTACACCGAGGTGCGCCCCTCCCGGTTCCGCGACCGGTCCGGCAGCGTGTCCCCGTACACCGAGACGGTCGGTTCGGGTACGGCGCTGGTGCTGCGCGACGGCCGCGCTTTCGACGCCCGGTGGCAGCGGACGGCCGCGGACGGTGACACGGTCTTCACCGACGCGGCGGGGGAGCGGCTGAACTTCGCCCGTGGACAGGTGTGGATCCTGCTCACCGCAGGGTGA
- a CDS encoding TerC family protein: MHDVPYWLWVVFAAAVLISLAVDLLAHRQAHIIGFREAAAWSAVWVGLAVLFGGVVFLVVGVQAGVEYTTAWLLEKSLSVDNLFVFALIFGYFRVPRAYQHRVLFLGVLGALVFRGVFLAAGVAVVSRFTAVLFAFAAVLFYSTYKILREEEDSFDPGKSIAVRLLRRLMPVSDEYAGARFFVREAGRRVATPLLAVVAAIEAADLVFAVDSVPAVLAVSSDPFIVYTSNAFAILGLRALYFMLAGLLDRFHYLSKGLALILAFIGVKLILQASHEVISSAVPEIPSPLSLAVIVVVLAVSVALSVLKPPPDDREPGKDR, from the coding sequence GTGCACGACGTGCCGTACTGGCTGTGGGTCGTCTTTGCCGCCGCGGTGCTGATTTCGCTGGCGGTCGATCTGCTTGCCCACCGGCAGGCGCACATCATCGGTTTCAGGGAGGCAGCGGCCTGGAGCGCGGTGTGGGTCGGTCTGGCGGTCCTCTTCGGCGGAGTGGTCTTTCTCGTCGTCGGCGTACAGGCGGGCGTCGAATACACCACGGCCTGGCTGCTGGAGAAGAGCCTGTCGGTGGACAACCTCTTCGTGTTCGCGCTGATCTTCGGCTACTTCAGGGTCCCACGGGCCTATCAGCACCGCGTCCTGTTTCTGGGCGTTCTCGGGGCGCTGGTCTTCCGCGGGGTCTTCCTCGCCGCCGGTGTGGCCGTCGTCAGCCGCTTCACCGCAGTCCTGTTCGCCTTCGCCGCGGTCCTCTTCTACAGCACCTACAAGATTCTCAGGGAGGAGGAGGACAGCTTCGACCCCGGCAAGAGCATCGCCGTGCGCCTGCTGCGCAGGCTCATGCCGGTGTCGGACGAGTACGCCGGAGCGAGGTTCTTCGTCAGGGAGGCGGGGAGGCGGGTCGCCACGCCGCTGCTCGCCGTCGTCGCCGCGATCGAGGCGGCCGACCTGGTCTTCGCGGTGGACAGTGTGCCCGCGGTACTGGCGGTCAGCAGCGACCCATTCATCGTCTACACCAGCAACGCGTTCGCCATCCTGGGTCTGCGGGCGCTCTACTTCATGCTGGCCGGTCTGCTGGACCGGTTCCACTACCTCAGCAAGGGCCTGGCGCTGATCCTCGCGTTCATCGGCGTCAAGCTGATCCTGCAGGCCTCCCACGAGGTGATCAGCAGCGCCGTCCCCGAGATCCCCTCGCCGCTCAGCCTGGCCGTGATCGTCGTCGTCCTCGCCGTTTCCGTCGCGCTCAGCGTGCTGAAGCCGCCCCCCGACGACCGGGAACCCGGGAAGGACCGCTGA